In the genome of Candoia aspera isolate rCanAsp1 chromosome 4, rCanAsp1.hap2, whole genome shotgun sequence, the window tccttcgtttgcgagaggcaaggcggggctggagagtctagtgaacggttgtccccgacaagccattcctcctctggctgtgcttttacattcttttcttcctgccgtttcaaggcaggagccaaccggctcaccctttgatcaccgcctatcagccgatcctgtttttttctctttaggtttcccgccgggttgagctctgcggcttttcccCCGCCGTTTCtgccgagctccccctccttccgctCAAAGTCAGagtgccttctgacaggttcgcgggaactttcaaattttaaagtaaggtttttaagaaaatgggacaaaacggacatttatattaaaacgacgggacggtctggaaatgttaaaaaaacgggccAGTCCCATCCAAAACGGGACGTACGGTCAGCCTAGaattcggggggtgggggggggaagaaacGTAACAGACACAGCACAAGTCATGTAAAATCAAAACTGAACCCTGCAGACGGAACAGGACGATCAGGAAGATAGCAGAGACAAAGCACCTTTGagtgaggaaggggaaaaaaaatacaaggcaactgaaaggagaaagagaacagGAGGGTAAAGTGTGGAGTGGACAGAGGGGGACGAGAACCAAAAGCCTGAACGATaccgaaaagaaaaaaaaaaccaggatagACAgccaaaagaaagggaaggagaaatattCGTGAGACACAGACACAGTAAAGCAACAGCAGGTCGGCAGGAAGGGTTTCGGAACCCATGAGGTGATGCAGCCTTTCAGGGACAAATTCCAACCAAGGACAAGGAAGCTGGGGGTGAGCAGAATGGAGAACAAGCAACTCAAAACAGAGAAGGGGGAGAGAGGTCCACGCTCTCCTGGGGAGGCATCGGGCCGAGGTCACTCAGGTTGGCGGCGGACCCTCTGGGGCACCGTACAGCTCGGCCAGCGTTCGGAAGAGCGGCCCCCATTCTTCCAGGTACTCATACCCCCCAGCATCGCTGTCGCCGGCACAAGAAGAACCCGGTGAGCTGAGAGAACCGGCAGAGGAGCCCTGACCTTCGTATCCGTACACCTGGATGGAGTCATAAGGAGGCACCGAAGGATCGGCGTCCACCTCGCTCAAGCGGGCCGCTAGGAAGCTGGCCACGTCGTGGGGCTGCGGGGGCACCCGGGTGGATAGGGACAGCGGGAAGTGCGGGCGGGGCAGGACATCCCGCCGGAGGAGGCGCCGCTGCTGCGAAGGAGGAGGGGCAGCATCCGGGTTCTGCAGGGCGGCCATGTCGAAGGCCTCGGTGTCCTCTTCCCCGCCGCCCTCATCGTCATAAGTGATGATGTTCTCGCGGACGTCTTCTTCCTCAAAGGGCAGCAAAGCCGCCTGCTTTTGCCTCCGCAGGGCGACAAACAGCAGCACCAGGGCTAGATACGAGCGGGAAGTTGCATTGGTGTGAGTTGGATGGACCAAATGGGAGGAGAAGATTAGACGTTAGTAAGACTGACCAGGTGCAGGGCACCCATCGCGAACATGCTGCACCACTCCTTTCCGTgggtaatggtgtgtgggaatgaccttgggagacagggagaagagacgcagccaagggaacggtcagataaaaggcagcttagtcTGCAGCAGGGATGTGGGCGGGGCAAGGGTCTCTTGagctgtaaaggggacagggggagaaatatactttcagacttgcaagattgacaGAAATcaaatgtaaccttacaataaagtagaattggctcatctggccccgcttcctgtctggtctacctcacaaggctgacatcaatcttgcaagtctgaaagtacatttctcccacCCCgccttctcctttacagcccaagaaactagggagggtcccttctaagcctcttgccccgcccactatccagctgcaggctaagttgccttttatctgactgttcccttggctgcgtctcttctccctgtctcccaaggccattcccacgcACCATTACACCATACATCCTCCTGGAGAAATCCAGCATTACTAGCAAAACGTTCCCCAAGCCTCAGTGCCTGTTCTCCACGTTGCTGGGGAATCTCCACTCAGGTGTTGATCTTGCTGGGACGCCTCCCCCTCCCAGTTAgaaactcttcttttttttcacatGAGAAGTTCTCCTGTGTTATTATTAGAGCCCGATCTAGGATGAATAGCCTCAACCCTTTACTGGCTGAAATTCCCATAATACTGTCCTCCTCTCCCTGCTCCACCCATACCATCAGGATACAAGCCTCGAGTCCTTTCTCACCAAGCAGTGTGCCAACACAGgcaaggatggcaagcagggcaCCTGTGCTGAGGCCAGCAGGAGATCCAAGGGCCTCAGGGCCACAAGACTGCATGGCACCGTCTCGCCGACACCGGCAGATGCTCACTGTCAGGGTCGGGGAGCCCGTGCGAGTGGGGGAACCACCGTCCACAAGTTCCAGGGGCAGAAGCAGAGACCTGCCTTGGGCAGGCAGCCGGGCAGCCCGGAGCAGCAAGGAGGCCGAATTGTCTGGAGGTGAGAAGATTCAGAGGAGAAGAATGAATGTGGCTCTGCTGTCTTTCTAAAATTGGGTTTTCCTTGTAGACAGCAATAACCAAAACCCCATACTGTAGGTCTGTATAACCATATTCATGTGGACAGTGTAATAAGCTGTTGATGCAATATACCACTGAATTCTATCAATTCTGGGATTGCATTGTACTCGGCGGAAAAACGGTGGAATGGGAGGATGGCAGCTAAACACAGAGAGGTCTGTGCCCTTTTCATATAGTCCTCTGAATCCAAAGATCCTGTCTGGTGTTTGTGACATATTTGTATTCTTGAAAACGCCCACTCTCCTTTTATGAACAGTGCATGTTCCTAGTCCATAGGGTCAGGGCAACCTCTGAAAGGGAAACAGAGAGTAGAGACGGGGGCGGGGGCTCTACATTTCCGACGGCCTCACCCTTGTTGTCCCGCACAGTGACGTTTGGTTCTCTGGCCCCAGGTGGGGAGCGGATGATGATGCGGCTCACGTTGCCATCCTCATCTCGGTCCACTGCCCGGATCAGCTGCAGCAGCTGGCCAGAGAAAGGAAATGAGAAAGTGACGTGCCCAAGACTTCATCTTCCTCTGCCTGTGCTttcctctcccaccccaccctgccccaTCACCTTCCCAGGGTGCCCTTACCTGGCCCGGGGCAGCGTTATCACAGGCAAAAGGCTCGTAGCTCTGTTCCAGCTGGGGTGGGTTATCGTTGACATCCAGAATTTGAACGGCCACTTGGACCTGGGAGCCCCGTGTGGGGCTGTCTGAGGGCAAGAGTCGGGGGTAAGGAGCACCGTGGAGTCGAGCGACCAGATGTGCAAGACGTTGGGCCAAAAGGCAGACGGGGGGAGGCGGGCCGACGACACAGAGCAGGTTCAATGAGTGAGTCATTGACCGATAAGGGCGCGAGATCCAAAGGGGAGGGGAGTTCACCCACGCAAGAAAGCCATACAGGTCGTCCGTTGTGAGCCAGGGTGACACGTGGTCCCAAATCCAGCGAGGTTGGGTCGGATCCCATCCATAACCCCGCAAAAGATTCCATTGTCGAAAAGATGGAGACGCCACGTGCAGACCAGCAGAACCAGACAGGCGAGAATCACATCAAGAGGTTGAGAGATGTTGGCAGGCGTGCCGAGGCAGGGGGATGGAAGCGAGCAACGGCGCATGATGTGCCATATTTGTACATGGGTAGGCAAACATAAATGTCCACCGTGACCAACAAGCGAAATCAGGCAGCCATATGCAGCCACCCAGCCAACAcaggcaatcaatcaatccatcaatcaaagcACAGGGAAACGCACAAAAGGCAGGGCCCCGCTCCCCAATGTCGGTGCGTGAAAAAGTGCACCGTTCCCCCCATCCGACATGCAAGGCAAAAACAGAAAGGAGAAACCATTCCAAGGGATCAGCCAACAGATGCAGGgatgcagaaaggaagaaggaaaagaagggggaaaaattaataaacaactgCCATTGCCTTTTCTATACATTCTTCTACTGATGCATCAAAATacgaaaaatatatatttgccagTGAAAAAGTCCCACCACCCCGGATCCTCCCGGACTCCCACCCACCGCACCGAGCCCAGTCCACCCCTCCCTTACCAAGTTCCGTTGCCAGGACAGTCATATTGTGCCAGGGCAAAACCTCTCGGTCAAGAGGCACCGAGGTCAGAATTGTGCCATCCTGGGGGTTGATGCTGAAAAAGCGCTCGGGATCCGTGGGCGGCAGAATGGAGTATCTAGAAGATGGAGGGGGGAACCTGGGGTATCAGGTTGTCATGGCAACGAGGTATAAATGGAGTAACTGGAACTTcacgcacacacagagacaacaaACACCGGCTCCCACCCTGCGGTTCCGACGTTCCCCCCAGACATTACCGGATGACGCTGCTGGGGGAATCGAGGTCCACTGCCGTCACTTTGCCCACGAGAGTCCCCGGAGGGCCGTTCTCATAAACGGCCAGATGATACTCGGGGCGGGAGAAGGCTGGGGGTTCGTCAGCATCTTCCACCACCACACGGACCGTGGCCACATCCTTGAAAGGCCCCTTCCGGATGTATTGAGGGTCGATAAGCGTGTTGGTGGCCTCCACGCGGAAGGTGTAAGAGCGGCGGGATTCAAAATCCAGAGGCTGCCGATCAGTCCATGGAGAGGATAACATGGGGAGGTGGGAAAGGGGAAGAACACTGTTGTTTTCTCATGGACGAGAAAAAAGCTCATTATCAGAAGCAGGCAGGGGCAGACTGCACAGCGAGTTTGGGAAGGACGTGAAAACAGCCGAGAATGCTGGGTGAGATCTCAAAGGCCCCATGTTGTCTGAGAAAAAAAGGGAATCAGATAATGGCTCCTATCACCAAGCtcccagaaggaaggaaggaaggaaggaaggaaggaaggaaggaaggaaggaaggaaggaaggaaggaaggaaggaaggaaggaaggaaggaaggaaggaaggaaggaaggaagactggaGAAGTCCTTCATTCTGGGGTCTTTCACCAACCTTTTTCACAGTGATGATCCCATCCTGCCCCAACAGGTCAGTGTGAATGGCAAAGGCCTCAGCTCCATCTCCTCCGTCCAGGATGCTGTAGGCAAGCAGGGCATTCTCCCCTTCGTCAGGATCGTGCGCGCGCATTCTCCCCACCGCAGACCCAGGAGGTGCTGTTTCCACCACAGAAAACTGGTAAGAACCTAGAGTATTGGAAAGGGGGTGGGAAAGACAGACCGAGGGTGTAAGAGACCTTCCCTCCCAGACTTCCTACATCATTCagaacttggtgtcctccagacacgTTGGACTACAATTTGCATCCTCCTCAGCCGTGCTGTGGTGATGCCCGGAGTCATGCTCCAGCAACTCTAGGCTTGGAGCGACTTCAGACCCAGGTTCTTCCTTTGTCCTGTTACAAGGAGTGTGTGAGCTGGAAGATTTCCATGGCGTCGCTTGCTGGACATAATTATTCCAAATATTAGTCTACTTCCCCTGATCTTTAGTCCCTGCCTCTCTGGCCCATCTATTTCACACACCGTGAATATGAACCTGCCAGGTAGCTGTTAAAATTGATTGACTGGTTGGCGGGCTTAAAATATTTATGGTCCCTCTGCTATCCAGACGATCTTGTGGTGGGTTGTAATCCGTAAAACGCATCCCGTAATAGAAACACACAGAAGAGGCAACATAGTAACACTCTCTGGGTTCTGTGGGACAAAGGACATGTGGACACCACGTGGACACCATGTCCTGGATACAAGAATGGGAAGCCAAGCTTTTGCCAGGCACTGAAAGGCAGGTCGTGTCCATGCTTGATATTCCCTGACATCCAAGGAAAGGACATTCCGTATAGAACACATCTCTGGCATACGGAGGAGGACCCCACCTGCAGTCCCTGCACTCAAGCAGAGGCCAGATGGCCCTTCATATTGAGGTCCAAGCTCTTAAGGGCCTTGGATGTCATTGCTTAAAGCTTGAAGTCCAGCAAGACATGGACAACTAGGCCAATTTCTTTAGGAGCGGTGGTCTGTGGTCTCTGCAGGGGGTCCAGATAATAGCCTTACTGTCATATCCTGCTCCAGTTACAGTTTTTGAGACCTCCCTGGGTAGAACGGCTTGGAGCGGGTGGCAGCAATCCAAATGCGGGGTTACTGGAACACGGGCTATAGGTCAGTCCCATCTAGGACAGGCTGCAGGGCCTGGCAAAGCTGCCCAGGTGCATCTTGGGCCACCAATGCTCATGCATCTAAGGGTGGGCCCCCAAGTCATCCCGTATAGACATGCCTGACCTCTTCTGTTATTCAGGCGGCAGATAGTTCCAGCCTCTTCTCTCTGGGTCTATAAATCTCCTTTAATAtctatttctctccttcctcacaACTCTGCCCCTGTTCTAAGCAGCCCTTTCCCACTTACTCTGTGGGAAGCGGGGAGGGTTATCGTTGACGTCACTGAGTGTGACCGTTACAGTCGTGCTTCCAGAAAGTCCACCAGCATGGCCTCCCATGTCCTTGGCCTGCACCACGACAAGAAATTCCTGTTGAGTTTCCCGGTCCATATTGGGAGTGGCTGTCCGAATCACACCTAACATCACGGAGGGGGAGCAAGAGGAGAATCAGAGAATGGCAGAAGAATTGGTTGATGGATCAGGCAGGGGAGAAATTCGGTTTCCACAGCTCCACCCCATGGCAGAGAAACGGGTGGAACTAATTATGGAAAAGACAACCAGAGACGCAGCTGATAGAGAAGGTGCACATCAGATGCACGGGAAGAACTTGGTTGATCCATAACTTTCAATGATCTCTAGGCTCatgcgatggatggatggatggatggatagctgATTGAAAATAATTAGCTGAACATGGATGAATGTTCCGGAGAAGAAGGAGCTTCTTTTCCAAGAGAGCAGAgtctattacagtgtttctcaaccttgtcaacttaaAGATGTGCGGACTacaagttccagaattccccagccagttggctgggaaattctgggagttgaagtctacacagcttaaagttgacaaggttgagaaacccttgtcTATTACGTCAACAGTtccaacagagaaggaaaaagaagggcacCTTCAACCCTCAACTATAACATCTACCCAGCAACCTGTTGGAGCTCTACTAAGCCTTAATTTCAGACGTGGTTTTCAAGATCAGGACTGACTCTGGAATATGTGCTACACAGAGCTAAGGAAGTGAAGTGGTCAAGATTACGGCTTTGAGGGCAAAGTGGGTTCTGGTCTAAAGATGTTGCTGGCTCCTTAACATCCTTAAGGTTCAAAGCATCTGCTGTCCCACCAGGCCATCACCTCTGACCCCCATGGACACCTGCTTCTTCTCCCCTACCGTGGGGGTGACATTTGTACCAGTGCGTTCCTCCCCAAAGCTATCACCCCCTCCCCATTGTGTACCCGTCTGGGGGTCGACGGAGAAGAACGGCAAGCCCTCGAGTACCGTATAGACCAGCTTTGCGCTGTTCCCGTAGGTCGGATCATCCGCATCGTGGGCCGTCACCTGGATCACGGACGTACCTGCAGAAACGGGGTGGGAGAAGAGAAAAGATGCGGATTGTGTGGATGGCAGCGGAAATGCAGGCATCCTACTGACAGGAGAGCTGTGCCTTGAGGTAGCTCATGGTTTGCATAAGACTCACTAAAATGGGGCTGGTTAGTTTGCGGCTCAGTGTGTAAAACCCAGCTGTtgtcttagcatgctgtgtgaaccacaCCATTGTGTTATCAGAATATAGTTCATTGCATTCAGCACAGAATATGCGGGCGCAGCACTTGTTCATGTGCAGTTGAAATTCCAACTGCACTTCGTAGAAGCACAGAACGTAAGGGTGgaaagggaccttagaggtcatccAATCCAACCCCTTACCGGGGCAGAAATCCACTACCACAGCATCCCTTCAGAAAGCCTTCCAGCACCTCTTTGAACACCTCTAGCAAAGGAGATGAAGGGCAAACCTTTTATTTGGGCTGCCATTTGGACATtgaatttaaaagaagaaaatagcacagacatttaaaaaaaaacactctggAAAAGCTGAAATTTTAAATTACTGTGGAAGTCTGTTAACTGCATTAATGCTGATTGATTTACTTTCATTTTTGCAACCTGCAGTCTACTCTAAGTGTCTAATATTTCTAGGGAGCATTCAAgctctttaaaaatataacacCTGCTCTGCCCACAGGCTTACAGTAGAAAAATTGTTCAAAAGAGATCCCAAAGCAACATAGATCAAAACCTCCGCAAACAATCAAACACAGAAGCTCCATTCAGAAGAAGCTGAGAACGGTTAGATCcccaaaagaaggaaagaatgaaaatcaCCCATCGAGCTCAATGCACTCCATTCAGGAGGTGCCCTGCCGCATCTCTGTATGATCCCTGTCCGGTCATTTGCAATGCGTAAGTACTATAGTTTTTCCCATCTGTAGACAAGGCCAGCTGTagctctacagcagcctttctcaaccttttgaccctggaggaacccttgaaatacttttcaggcctcagggaacccctgcacatttaggctcaaatataggctggaagttacaaaattattacactcgtttcatgggtaggcctgtatatatgcattaacagtgttaatTAACTCCTGCAGGAGTAGATTTATGGAGATCAGTTTTTCCTCTGACTAAacctgtgtttttcaaacttggcaacgttaagatgtgtggacttcaactcccagaattctgcagccagcttgCCGGGGACAcaggctgggtggggaattctgggagtcgaagtccacacatcttaacgttgccaagtttgaaaaacactgggctaaactAACCAGCATTTTGTGCTGTGAAGAATCCATGTGCATTTCCCCAATTATAATTCAGGAATGAAACCCTCTCCTACTCAAACTTTTTCACAGATAATGTCAACACGCCTCTCTTTAAATTGGCTTTTTAAATTCGGGCTCTGTTCACACAATATGGCTAACAGGGTGAGAGCTGGGTACCAACCTTaccttgaaccataaactaaccccGCTGGGTTTGCGCCAACATTTAGCCCCAAAAAGAGCAAAATGGGCTTAAAACTTCAACTTTTGGCCCGTTTCATGAATCCATCTGTTAGGGTTTTACCTCTCCCGGATGATGTGTGAAGATCCCCAAAGCGTTTTTATCGTAGTTTTGACATTTTAAGGCGACAttttctattcattcattcattcattcattcattcattcaatttatattgctgcccatctcaaaccagtgactcttggcagctaacaacaataaaaacgtTTATATGGTTCACtgtttggatttaatttttttttaagggtgctATGCCGCCCCTGAGAGCTTCCGTGGGGAAAATGGCACATAAGTAACATAACCACAACAGGAACAGAAGCAAAATATGAATACCCAACCACCCCAATGATTCCTTTTGCAGTTAAGGCCTGCAGAGCCCACTTGCTACCTCAATAGTAAAATCAGGTGTAGGAGAAAGTCCATGTATTTACTCAGGCCGGTTTTAAGCCCCCTGGTCATTGTTAACCACAAAGCTGAAAACGGAATGATGTGAGACATAGGCAGCCCCATTCCAGCATGGTTCAGATCTGAAGTATCTCTGGCCGCCCTTCACAAACTCCAGGCCCAGGACTTGTCAGTTTCTGAAATTTCTTGTGCAAGGAAGCATAGGTAGGAAAGTAGAAGGACCAAGGCCAATTTATCACCCAGGAGAATGGCTGTTGTCCTTTTCCAccgtatcagtgtttctcaaccttggcaactttaagacgtgtggacttcaactcccagaattccccagccagcatgtgctggctggggaattctgggagttgaagtccacacgtcttaaagttgccaaggttgagaaacactgcactatataGTTCAGTCTCTCCTGTAATTCTATGCTTACACCCTTGTGCAGTGCCTTCAGATATGTTGGTTCTTCCCCCAACTTCTCAGCCAGTCCCACCCTCTGGAGGCTGAAGGTTAGAAGATAGTTTCC includes:
- the CDH24 gene encoding cadherin-24 isoform X1, whose translation is MVSFLQLLLAWLGGCGCAGRLVPPSQGSKAGSFRGNPSQRWERPLFRTRRSWVWNQFFVIEEYSGPEPVLIGRLHTDVDRGEGRIKYVLTGEGAGTVFVIDEKTGNIHVTKTLDREEKAQYTLLAQAVDRASNRPLEPPSEFIIKVQDINDNPPVFLQGPYHATVPEMSNVGTSVIQVTAHDADDPTYGNSAKLVYTVLEGLPFFSVDPQTGVIRTATPNMDRETQQEFLVVVQAKDMGGHAGGLSGSTTVTVTLSDVNDNPPRFPQSSYQFSVVETAPPGSAVGRMRAHDPDEGENALLAYSILDGGDGAEAFAIHTDLLGQDGIITVKKPLDFESRRSYTFRVEATNTLIDPQYIRKGPFKDVATVRVVVEDADEPPAFSRPEYHLAVYENGPPGTLVGKVTAVDLDSPSSVIRYSILPPTDPERFFSINPQDGTILTSVPLDREVLPWHNMTVLATELGKGGVDWARCGGWVCLLAQRLAHLVARLHGAPYPRLLPSDSPTRGSQVQVAVQILDVNDNPPQLEQSYEPFACDNAAPGQLLQLIRAVDRDEDGNVSRIIIRSPPGAREPNVTVRDNKDNSASLLLRAARLPAQGRSLLLPLELVDGGSPTRTGSPTLTVSICRCRRDGAMQSCGPEALGSPAGLSTGALLAILACVGTLLALVLLFVALRRQKQAALLPFEEEDVRENIITYDDEGGGEEDTEAFDMAALQNPDAAPPPSQQRRLLRRDVLPRPHFPLSLSTRVPPQPHDVASFLAARLSEVDADPSVPPYDSIQVYGYEGQGSSAGSLSSPGSSCAGDSDAGGYEYLEEWGPLFRTLAELYGAPEGPPPT
- the CDH24 gene encoding cadherin-24 isoform X2, with product MVSFLQLLLAWLGGCGCAGRLVPPSQGSKAGSFRGNPSQRWERPLFRTRRSWVWNQFFVIEEYSGPEPVLIGRLHTDVDRGEGRIKYVLTGEGAGTVFVIDEKTGNIHVTKTLDREEKAQYTLLAQAVDRASNRPLEPPSEFIIKVQDINDNPPVFLQGPYHATVPEMSNVGTSVIQVTAHDADDPTYGNSAKLVYTVLEGLPFFSVDPQTGVIRTATPNMDRETQQEFLVVVQAKDMGGHAGGLSGSTTVTVTLSDVNDNPPRFPQSSYQFSVVETAPPGSAVGRMRAHDPDEGENALLAYSILDGGDGAEAFAIHTDLLGQDGIITVKKPLDFESRRSYTFRVEATNTLIDPQYIRKGPFKDVATVRVVVEDADEPPAFSRPEYHLAVYENGPPGTLVGKVTAVDLDSPSSVIRYSILPPTDPERFFSINPQDGTILTSVPLDREVLPWHNMTVLATELDSPTRGSQVQVAVQILDVNDNPPQLEQSYEPFACDNAAPGQLLQLIRAVDRDEDGNVSRIIIRSPPGAREPNVTVRDNKDNSASLLLRAARLPAQGRSLLLPLELVDGGSPTRTGSPTLTVSICRCRRDGAMQSCGPEALGSPAGLSTGALLAILACVGTLLALVLLFVALRRQKQAALLPFEEEDVRENIITYDDEGGGEEDTEAFDMAALQNPDAAPPPSQQRRLLRRDVLPRPHFPLSLSTRVPPQPHDVASFLAARLSEVDADPSVPPYDSIQVYGYEGQGSSAGSLSSPGSSCAGDSDAGGYEYLEEWGPLFRTLAELYGAPEGPPPT
- the CDH24 gene encoding cadherin-24 isoform X3, producing MVSFLQLLLAWLGGCGCAGRLVPPSQGSKAGSFRGNPSQRWERPLFRTRRSWVWNQFFVIEEYSGPEPVLIGRLHTDVDRGEGRIKYVLTGEGAGTVFVIDEKTGNIHVTKTLDREEKAQYTLLAQAVDRASNRPLEPPSEFIIKVQDINDNPPVFLQGPYHATVPEMSNVGTSVIQVTAHDADDPTYGNSAKLVYTVLEGLPFFSVDPQTGVIRTATPNMDRETQQEFLVVVQAKDMGGHAGGLSGSTTVTVTLSDVNDNPPRFPQSSYQFSVVETAPPGSAVGRMRAHDPDEGENALLAYSILDGGDGAEAFAIHTDLLGQDGIITVKKPLDFESRRSYTFRVEATNTLIDPQYIRKGPFKDVATVRVVVEDADEPPAFSRPEYHLAVYENGPPGTLVGKVTAVDLDSPSSVIRYSILPPTDPERFFSINPQDGTILTSVPLDREVLPWHNMTVLATELDSPTRGSQVQVAVQILDVNDNPPQLEQSYEPFACDNAAPGQLLQLIRAVDRDEDGNVSRIIIRSPPGAREPNVTVRDNKAAAPPPAGCPAPPALPAVPIHPGAPAAPRRGQLPSGPLERGGRRSFGASL